The genomic stretch TACGGACCGCGCTCGCGACGTTCTCGGGCGTGAGGCCACCGGCGAGGAGCACCGGGGTATCGAGGTCGGCGACGACCTCGCGTGCGCGCTCCCAGTCGTGGGTCTCGCCCGTCCCGCCCGCGCCGTGCTCGTCGGTCGAGTCCAGCACGATGGCGTCCGCAGCGGTGTACCCCGAGAGGTCGTCGGCCGCATCGACCGCCGCGAACACCGACCGGTCGGTGGCCGCCGCGAGTTCGTCGATCTCCTCGGCCGAGAAGCCGTGGACCTGTATCGCGTCCGCACCCACTCGGTCGACCAGGTCGGCCCCCGCAGCGGGCGAGTCGGGCATCGTGACGAGAACGCTCGTCACGCCGTCGGGTACCCGGTCGACCAGGTCGGCCGCCGCCTCGGGGTCGAGTTCGCGCGGGGTCTCGATCGGCACCCCGGTGACGAAGCCGACCATGTCCGCGCCGGCGTCGACCGCCGCGTGCAGGTCGTCCCCGCGGGTCAGCCCGCAGAGCTTCGCGCGCGTCACGCGGTCTCACCCGGAACCGTCTCCGCCCCGCAGAGCACCGCGAGCGTCTCGGCCGCCGCCCCCGAATCGATGGCCTCGCGGGCCGACGCGACCCCGGCTTCGAGGTCGTCGGCGAGGCCGGCGACGTAGACCGCCGCGCCGGCGTTCGCGAGCACGATGTCGCGTTTCGCGCCCCGGAGGTCGCCGGTCACGATACCCCGGAGGTCGGCGGCGTTCTCCGCGGGCGTGCCGCCCGCGACGGCTTCGACCGGGGCGGCGTCGAGTCCGAGGTCGGCGGGCGTCAGGTCGTACTCCTCGACGTCGTTTCCGTCGACCTCGGCCACCGTCGTCCCGCCGTGGAGGCAGATCTCGTCCATCCCGGAGCCGTGAACCAC from Halococcus hamelinensis 100A6 encodes the following:
- a CDS encoding phosphoribosylanthranilate isomerase, whose translation is MTRAKLCGLTRGDDLHAAVDAGADMVGFVTGVPIETPRELDPEAAADLVDRVPDGVTSVLVTMPDSPAAGADLVDRVGADAIQVHGFSAEEIDELAAATDRSVFAAVDAADDLSGYTAADAIVLDSTDEHGAGGTGETHDWERAREVVADLDTPVLLAGGLTPENVASAVRTAEPFGVDVSSGVEEAGGKKDHDALRRFVERATVESVRA